A window of the Bradyrhizobium diazoefficiens genome harbors these coding sequences:
- the sseA gene encoding 3-mercaptopyruvate sulfurtransferase — MTTDPLVSTEWLAAHINDANVKVLDASFKLPGVLPLPKDDYLAAHLPGAVFFDVDAVSDHSNPLPHMYPSAEQFGRDVGNLGISNADTVVLYDAGGWVAAPRAWWMFLAFGHSNVRILNGGLQKWRAEGRAVESGEVKPKAATFKASYDPKRVRSMQQLIANVESRAEQVIDARAADRFEGRAPEPRAGIRSGHIPGARNVPYNQLFDAATGTMKPLEDLRAAFTGAGVKLDAPIVTSCGSGVSAGVLTLALYRLGVTDTALYDGSWSEWGQEKGPPIATGPA, encoded by the coding sequence ATGACCACCGATCCCCTCGTCTCCACCGAATGGCTCGCCGCCCACATCAACGACGCCAACGTCAAGGTGCTCGACGCCAGCTTCAAGCTGCCGGGCGTGCTACCGCTGCCGAAGGATGATTATCTCGCCGCGCATCTGCCGGGCGCGGTGTTCTTCGACGTCGATGCGGTGTCGGACCATTCCAACCCGCTGCCGCACATGTATCCGAGCGCCGAGCAGTTCGGCCGCGATGTCGGCAATCTCGGCATCTCCAATGCCGACACGGTCGTGCTCTACGATGCCGGCGGCTGGGTCGCCGCGCCGCGCGCATGGTGGATGTTCCTGGCCTTCGGCCACAGCAATGTGCGCATTCTCAATGGCGGCCTGCAGAAGTGGCGCGCCGAGGGGCGCGCCGTCGAGAGCGGCGAGGTCAAGCCGAAGGCTGCGACGTTCAAGGCGAGCTATGATCCGAAGCGCGTACGCAGCATGCAGCAGCTGATCGCCAATGTCGAAAGCCGTGCCGAGCAGGTGATCGACGCTCGCGCTGCCGATCGCTTTGAAGGCCGCGCCCCCGAGCCGCGCGCAGGCATCCGCTCCGGTCACATCCCCGGCGCGCGCAACGTGCCTTATAATCAGCTGTTCGATGCCGCGACCGGCACGATGAAGCCGCTCGAGGATCTGCGCGCCGCCTTCACCGGCGCCGGCGTGAAGCTCGATGCGCCGATCGTCACGAGCTGCGGCTCCGGCGTCTCCGCCGGCGTGCTGACGCTCGCGCTCTATCGCTTGGGGGTCACCGACACCGCGCTCTATGACGGCTCATGGTCGGAATGGGGCCAGGAGAAGGGCCCGCCGATCGCGACCGGGCCGGCGTAA
- a CDS encoding rhodanese-like domain-containing protein — translation MPQNITRGIKALIDEANAEIETLTAKDAIEISKNGDVVIVDIRDPREIERDGRIPGAFSCTRGMLEFWIDPQSPYAKPIFQEDKKFVFHCAGGLRSALAAKTAKDMGLKPVAHIAGGYAAWRDAGGPTEQWEPKKKG, via the coding sequence ATGCCCCAAAACATCACCCGTGGCATCAAGGCGCTGATCGACGAGGCCAATGCCGAGATCGAGACGCTGACCGCCAAGGACGCGATCGAGATCTCCAAGAACGGCGACGTCGTCATCGTCGACATCCGCGACCCCCGCGAGATCGAGCGCGACGGCCGCATCCCCGGTGCATTCTCCTGTACGCGCGGCATGCTCGAATTCTGGATCGATCCGCAGAGCCCCTACGCAAAACCGATCTTCCAGGAAGACAAGAAGTTCGTCTTCCACTGCGCTGGCGGCCTGCGCTCTGCGTTGGCGGCCAAGACCGCAAAGGACATGGGCCTCAAGCCCGTCGCCCACATCGCCGGCGGCTACGCCGCCTGGCGCGACGCCGGCGGCCCGACGGAGCAGTGGGAGCCGAAGAAGAAGGGGTGA
- a CDS encoding vWA domain-containing protein has translation MFLQFFTSLRDAQVPVTLREYLTLMEALDADLSDYSVESFYYLSRTSLVKDERNLDKFDRVFGTVFKGLESLLDAMEKAEIPEEWLKKLAEKYLSEEEKKQIEAMGWDKLMETLKKRLEEQKGRHQGGSKWIGTAGTSPFGAHGYNPEGVRIGQEKNRNNRAVKVWDKREFKDLDGNVELGIRNIKVALRRLRKFARTGAPDELDLDTTIRETANHGYLDVHMRPERRNAVKLLVFFDIGGSMDSHIEQVEELFSAAKSEFKHMEYFYFHNCLYEGVWKQNKRRFTDRTPTWDVLHKYPHDYKVVFVGDASMSPYEIMVPGGSVEHVNEEPGSVWLDRIVRTYPHTVWLNPVAQKHWDYSESTTIIKRIFANRMYPITIEGLEGAMKELTH, from the coding sequence ATGTTCCTGCAATTCTTCACCTCTCTGCGCGATGCGCAGGTCCCTGTGACGCTGCGCGAATACCTCACGCTGATGGAGGCGCTCGACGCTGATCTGTCGGATTATTCGGTCGAGAGTTTCTACTATCTGTCGCGCACCTCGCTGGTGAAGGACGAGCGCAATCTCGACAAGTTCGACCGCGTCTTCGGCACCGTGTTCAAGGGGCTGGAAAGCCTGCTCGACGCCATGGAGAAGGCGGAGATCCCCGAGGAGTGGCTGAAGAAGCTCGCCGAGAAATATCTCAGCGAGGAAGAGAAGAAGCAGATCGAGGCCATGGGCTGGGACAAGCTCATGGAGACCTTGAAGAAGCGCCTCGAGGAGCAGAAGGGCCGGCACCAGGGCGGCTCGAAATGGATCGGCACCGCCGGCACGTCGCCGTTCGGCGCGCATGGCTACAATCCCGAAGGCGTCCGCATCGGCCAAGAGAAGAACCGCAACAACCGCGCCGTGAAGGTGTGGGACAAGCGCGAGTTCAAAGACCTCGACGGCAATGTCGAGCTCGGCATCCGCAACATCAAGGTGGCGCTGCGCCGCCTGCGCAAGTTCGCGCGCACCGGTGCGCCGGATGAGCTCGATCTCGACACCACCATTCGCGAGACCGCCAATCACGGCTATCTCGACGTTCACATGCGTCCTGAGCGGCGCAACGCGGTGAAGCTGCTGGTGTTCTTCGACATCGGCGGCTCCATGGATTCGCATATCGAGCAGGTCGAGGAGCTGTTCTCGGCGGCCAAGAGCGAGTTCAAGCACATGGAGTATTTCTACTTCCACAACTGCCTCTATGAAGGCGTGTGGAAGCAGAACAAGCGCCGCTTTACCGACCGCACCCCGACCTGGGACGTGCTGCACAAATATCCGCACGACTACAAGGTCGTGTTTGTCGGCGACGCCTCGATGTCGCCTTATGAGATCATGGTGCCAGGCGGCTCGGTCGAGCACGTCAACGAGGAGCCCGGCTCGGTCTGGCTCGACCGCATCGTCCGGACCTATCCGCATACGGTGTGGCTCAATCCGGTCGCCCAGAAGCATTGGGACTATTCGGAATCGACTACCATCATCAAACGCATCTTTGCCAACCGCATGTACCCGATCACGATCGAGGGTCTGGAGGGGGCGATGAAGGAATTGACGCACTGA
- a CDS encoding AAA family ATPase — MKFTGTKDYVATDDLKVAVNASIVLERPLLIKGEPGTGKTVLAEEVAKALNAPLLTWHIKSTTKAQQGLYEYDAVSRLRDSQLGDSRVSDIKNYIKRGKLWDAFAAEQRPVLLIDEIDKADIEFPNDLLLELDRMEFHVYETGETIKAKQRPIMMITSNNEKELPDAFLRRCFFHYIKFPDADTMGRIVDVHFPGIKKRLVEEALRIFFEVREVPGLKKKPSTSELLDWLKLLLNEDMSVEQLRERDPRKLIPPLHGALLKNEQDVHLFERLAFLSRREV; from the coding sequence ATGAAATTTACCGGCACCAAGGACTATGTTGCGACCGACGATCTCAAGGTCGCGGTCAATGCCTCGATCGTGCTGGAGCGCCCGCTCCTCATCAAGGGCGAACCTGGCACCGGCAAGACGGTGCTGGCGGAGGAAGTGGCGAAGGCGCTGAACGCACCGCTTTTGACCTGGCACATCAAGTCCACCACCAAGGCGCAGCAGGGCCTCTACGAATACGACGCGGTGTCGCGCCTGCGCGACAGCCAGCTCGGTGATAGCAGAGTCTCCGACATCAAGAACTACATCAAGCGCGGCAAGCTGTGGGACGCCTTCGCGGCCGAGCAGCGCCCGGTGCTGCTGATCGACGAGATCGACAAGGCCGACATCGAATTCCCGAACGATTTGCTGCTCGAGCTCGATCGCATGGAATTCCATGTCTACGAGACCGGCGAGACCATCAAGGCCAAGCAGCGCCCGATCATGATGATCACCTCCAACAACGAGAAGGAGCTGCCGGACGCGTTTCTGCGCCGCTGCTTCTTCCACTACATCAAGTTCCCCGATGCCGACACGATGGGCCGCATCGTCGACGTCCACTTCCCCGGCATCAAGAAGCGCCTCGTCGAGGAAGCGCTGCGCATCTTCTTCGAGGTCCGCGAGGTGCCCGGCCTGAAGAAGAAGCCGTCGACCTCGGAGCTGCTCGACTGGCTGAAGCTGCTGCTCAACGAAGACATGAGCGTCGAGCAGCTGCGCGAACGCGACCCGCGCAAACTGATCCCGCCGCTGCACGGCGCGTTGCTCAAGAACGAGCAGGACGTGCATCTGTTCGAGCGGCTGGCGTTCTTGAGCCGAAGGGAAGTGTAA
- a CDS encoding immunity 53 family protein: protein MQDSGDVLERLERWYAAQCNGDREHTYGVKLDTLDNPGWTFKVDLTDTYLLGRSFEKIEEEQNDDHTDFFHCEVKGRQFVGYCPPSRLREVISIFLNWAEAPASD, encoded by the coding sequence ATGCAAGATTCAGGTGACGTGCTGGAACGATTGGAGCGGTGGTATGCGGCCCAATGCAACGGGGATCGGGAGCATACCTACGGCGTGAAATTGGATACGCTCGATAATCCTGGCTGGACGTTCAAGGTTGACCTTACCGATACATATCTCCTTGGTCGCAGCTTTGAGAAGATCGAGGAGGAGCAGAACGACGACCATACTGATTTCTTCCACTGTGAGGTCAAGGGTCGGCAATTCGTCGGCTATTGTCCCCCCAGTCGGCTTCGCGAAGTGATTTCGATTTTCCTGAACTGGGCTGAAGCGCCAGCCTCGGATTAG
- a CDS encoding BrnA antitoxin family protein, protein MPNAKKKSGYTKRDLREVSDNPELTKADFAKARPFSEVFPDLSASIRRGRGPNKAPTKKLVSLRLSPEVVEHFKSTGPGWQSRIDETLRKAVKRKAS, encoded by the coding sequence ATGCCGAACGCTAAAAAGAAGTCAGGCTACACCAAGAGAGATCTGCGCGAGGTCAGCGACAATCCCGAGCTGACAAAGGCCGATTTTGCCAAGGCGCGGCCATTCTCCGAAGTCTTCCCCGATCTCAGCGCGTCCATCCGCAGAGGGCGAGGCCCGAATAAGGCACCGACAAAAAAGCTCGTCTCGTTGCGCCTAAGTCCGGAGGTGGTCGAGCATTTCAAATCGACCGGGCCAGGCTGGCAATCGCGGATCGACGAGACCTTGCGCAAGGCGGTCAAGCGCAAGGCGTCGTGA
- a CDS encoding BrnT family toxin produces MKIVWDEPKRLANLDKHGLDFADLNETFFENALVVPSYKDKRWVAICKSIRGVIVVVFARLGREGVSIISMRPASRSERRLYAER; encoded by the coding sequence ATGAAAATCGTCTGGGACGAGCCGAAACGCCTCGCCAATCTCGACAAGCACGGTTTGGATTTCGCCGATCTCAACGAGACATTCTTCGAAAATGCGCTGGTCGTTCCTTCGTATAAGGACAAGCGCTGGGTCGCGATCTGCAAAAGCATCCGGGGTGTCATCGTGGTCGTGTTCGCCCGGCTGGGACGCGAGGGTGTCAGCATCATCAGCATGCGACCGGCAAGCCGCAGCGAAAGGAGACTTTATGCCGAACGCTAA
- a CDS encoding GMC family oxidoreductase, giving the protein MDRFDYVIIGAGSAGCVLASRLSEDPNTSVCVLEAGPSDWHPYIHLPAGFIKTFHMKSVNWAYQQEVGPYTGGRSIYAPRGKTLGGSSSINGHIYNRGQRMDFDTWAQMGNRGWGYADVLPYFKRLEKRVGEGDNTFRGRDGNLTVTTMDWRDPLCEAFMEGAVSLGIPRNPDYNGKIQEGVSYCQRTIDKGLRVSGSTAFLKPAMKRPNVHVQTHAHATEIIFEGKRAVGVRYTKGGKGGTPVEVRANKEVILSGGTYNSPQLLQLSGIGSPDLLGAHGIQVRHALPVGEGLQDHYAPRTVARVKDIKTINELRRGFSLWIEALKWATARRGLLSLSPTMVYCFWHSGESADSSDLQLTFTPASYKEGVQGQLEDEPGMTVASWQQRPESRGYVRIRSSDPFAPPIIQTNYLDAELDRRVIVGGMKLARRLLKSAPLSPYYAYEDFPGPNINTDDEFLAAATERGTTTFHPGCTCRMGPADSTWAVVDDQLRVHGLEGLRVIDASVMPRMISANLNASTMMIADRASDLIRGKAPMEAARIPDVAVA; this is encoded by the coding sequence ATGGATAGATTTGACTATGTGATCATCGGCGCGGGCTCGGCCGGTTGCGTCCTCGCCAGCCGGCTCAGCGAGGACCCCAACACCAGCGTCTGCGTGCTGGAGGCGGGTCCGAGCGATTGGCACCCCTACATTCACCTGCCGGCGGGTTTCATCAAGACCTTCCACATGAAGAGCGTCAATTGGGCCTACCAGCAGGAGGTCGGACCTTACACCGGCGGACGCAGCATCTATGCGCCGCGCGGCAAGACGCTCGGTGGCTCGTCCTCGATCAACGGCCACATCTACAATCGCGGCCAGCGCATGGATTTCGACACCTGGGCGCAAATGGGCAATCGCGGCTGGGGTTATGCCGACGTGCTGCCGTATTTCAAGCGGCTGGAGAAGCGGGTCGGCGAGGGCGACAACACTTTTCGCGGGCGCGACGGCAACCTCACCGTCACCACCATGGATTGGCGCGACCCGCTCTGCGAAGCCTTCATGGAAGGCGCGGTCTCACTCGGGATTCCCCGCAACCCCGACTACAACGGCAAGATTCAGGAGGGCGTCTCCTACTGCCAGCGCACCATCGACAAGGGCCTGCGCGTGTCCGGCTCGACCGCGTTCCTGAAGCCCGCGATGAAGCGGCCCAACGTGCATGTGCAGACGCATGCGCATGCAACCGAGATCATTTTCGAGGGCAAGCGCGCCGTCGGCGTGCGCTACACCAAGGGCGGCAAGGGCGGTACACCGGTCGAGGTTCGCGCCAACAAGGAAGTGATCCTCTCCGGCGGCACCTATAATTCTCCACAGCTCTTGCAGTTGTCCGGCATCGGCTCGCCCGATCTGCTCGGTGCCCACGGCATCCAGGTGCGTCACGCCCTACCCGTCGGCGAAGGCCTGCAGGACCACTACGCCCCGCGCACCGTGGCGCGCGTCAAGGACATCAAGACCATCAACGAGCTTCGTCGTGGTTTCTCGCTGTGGATCGAAGCGCTGAAATGGGCGACCGCGCGCCGCGGCCTGCTCTCGCTGTCGCCGACCATGGTCTATTGCTTCTGGCATTCCGGCGAGAGCGCTGACTCGTCCGATCTCCAGCTCACCTTCACGCCCGCCTCTTATAAAGAAGGCGTGCAGGGCCAGCTCGAGGACGAACCGGGCATGACAGTGGCCTCCTGGCAGCAGCGCCCGGAGAGCCGCGGCTATGTCCGCATCCGCTCCAGCGATCCGTTCGCGCCGCCGATCATCCAGACCAATTATCTCGACGCCGAGCTCGACCGCCGCGTCATCGTCGGCGGCATGAAGCTCGCGCGGAGGCTTTTGAAGTCCGCGCCGCTGTCGCCTTATTATGCCTACGAGGATTTTCCGGGTCCAAACATCAACACCGACGACGAGTTCCTGGCCGCCGCCACCGAGCGCGGCACCACCACCTTCCACCCCGGCTGCACCTGCCGCATGGGCCCGGCGGACAGCACATGGGCAGTCGTCGACGACCAGCTCCGCGTCCACGGGCTCGAAGGCCTCCGCGTGATCGATGCCTCCGTCATGCCGCGCATGATCTCGGCGAATTTGAATGCCTCGACCATGATGATCGCCGACCGTGCCTCGGACCTGATCCGCGGCAAGGCGCCGATGGAAGCGGCACGGATACCGGATGTAGCGGTGGCGTGA